The Moorena producens PAL-8-15-08-1 genomic interval GCTTTTGGTTGGTGTTATCCTAGCGTATTAATGCAGTATGCTCTAGGGGACCTGGAGCAACTCAACCTGAATATCGAGCATTTACAAAAAAAGCGAGATTGGATGGTCAAAGCACTGCGGGACATCGGTTACAAGCTCCGCACCCCTGATGCAACATTCTTCCTATTGGTGCGCTCCCCTTGGCAAGATGACTGTGCTTTTGCCGAGTTACTGGCCAGTCACGGCGTCTTTGTCTTACCTGGAACGCCTCGCAATTAAACCCTTAAAAATAGGGATAAATCGGTATTTAATACCACAAAATGGACATTGACATTTACTTAGCGCTAGAGTATAATTGAAGTGATTAACCCAGCTCTAACGATGCCAAGAAAAGAAGGAGTAACAAAAAGGATATCGACTCAAGTCGTCCCTGTGGCAGGGATGACAAAGTCGGTTGAACTTGAATTGCTGCAGGTAATGAAAAAGCTGGGTATCGTCAGGTCTGAGTCCTACAACAAGCTCGGAAGTATTAACCATTGGGGACTAGATTGGAAAAAGGCGTACCCAGAAGTAAGGAGTTTTAGGACTCCGGAATCCCTGGGACTACCTTCAAAACTAATGGAATGGACGGTCAGTGATGTAGCGAAAGCAATCACAGCCCAACAAGCAGCTTGCACTGAGGCAGTTGTCAAAAGGATTTACAAAAGGTTCTCTGGTACATACAACCAAAAGAGAAGAAAAGAGCTTTGTAGACAGCTCAAAACTTTAGCTTTCCTAGAAAATCCTCTACTACACAGGTTCGTCAGGAAGGAATACCAACGTGGGCATTCTTGGGTTAAGAACCAAATAGTCTATCAACAGGGAGGTTATACCTGTAAGCAACTTTCTCGCAACACTTATCAGTTAGAGTTAGCTGGGTTGAGAAGAGGAAAAAGGAACAAGGTAATCGTTAGATCTAACCGAAAACTGAAAGGACAGATTCGGTTGATACATAATCACGTTTTGCAAAGATTTGAGATTCATTTTCTAGTAGACCATGGAACCGTAGAAATACCATCTCAACTCAAGAGTGTAGGAGTAGACAAGGGATACACCGAAGCTTTCTATGATTCGGATGGTCACGCACATGGGAAGGGACTGGGGAAAGAAACTACCAAGAAACAGAAACGAATATGTGCCAAGAATCGCAAGAGAGGGAAACTATGGGCACTTCAGAGAAAGCTAGAGGAACTCAATCCATCTAGATCTGCTCGAATACTAAAGAATAATCTTGGTAGAAAGGCGGAAAATAAGCGATATAGGCAAGACCAATCGGAACTTAAAGCCATTATAGGAGCCGCTTCTAAGTCTCTTTTCAATGGTGAATCGTTGAAAGTTTTTGCGGTTCGCGAAGCGTGGCCTACGGCCTTAGATTTAACACAACCAATAAAAAATAAACGCCAGTCCAAAACCATGTCCCGCAAACTGAATAGTTGGATGAAGGGGGAAATGCGGGACTCCTTACAGAAGTGGGCTAATTGGACTGGGTCAGTTGTCACAGAAGTCCAGCCTAGTTACACGTCGCAAATTGACTCCGTGACCGGAACCCTGTTGGGGGTGCGGAGCGGAGACAGTTTTACCAGATTCAATGGGGTCGTGTTGCAGGCTGACCACAATGCTGCATTGAACATCCTTGCTCGGGGTACGGACTTTGAAATTACTCGGTATATGAACAAGACCGAGGTTCAGGCAGTATTGTTGCGTCGTACCGCGCGTTACTTGAAAGGGATGGGACTTAGTTTGCTTGATGCAGTTGAGCTGGGCTGGCTTGATTGTAAACATAGCAAAACTAAGGCTTTCAAGCAACTCCTCCCCGGGATGTGAGGAACGCCTAGAAAGATGGGTGGTTAGAAGTTACCGTAAGAATAAGGCAGCCTTTATGGTTTGTCGGCTATGGGTAAAAGGGTTAAAACTTTATGATTAAGGCTGCCTTATTCTAAGGTTTCGTCTCCGGGAGGTTTAACTCCAATTACTGCGCTTACCACCCCTTACTCAGGCAACAATACATTGCACCTTGACCGTTTAATCCGGGTTTATCCTGTTTTATTACGGTTTAAGAGTATCCCACAGGAAATACCAGGTTATTTCCGCATCTCCCTGACTGCCAGCGAAGAGATGATTTCCAGTGCCCTGCCCAAATTCCAAGCCGCATTCCAAGACGCGATCGCATCTATTGACACTCCCCAGTCGTCCTGATAGCAATTAGACCTATGCGCAAAAATAAATATGAAATCAAAATCTATCCCTTTTGCCTTTTGCCTTTTGCCTTTTGCCTTGCTTTGTTGTATTAATGTTTAAGTACAATTCGATAACGAGGCTTACCATTGCGGAGTTTGTCCATGGCCTCATTAACCTGGTCAAATGCAAAGGTTTCGGTAATGGGTTCAATACCATGTCGGCCAGCAAACTCAAGCATATGGGCAATGGTAACTGGACTGCCTGAAGGGCTACCAGAGATAGATTTCTGACCGAAATTTTGGGTCTCAAGCCCCGTCCTTCTAGGACGGCTTTTGATTAAAATGTGATATAATAAACATGTAGCCTAGTACAGGTAGGATTCGTCGGTACTGCCAATTTAAAATAACGACGTAAAGCGATACTAGTACACGAGGAGCGTGCTACCTCGCCAAAACCCATGGATCTTAACGGATACCGAAACACCAGTAAATAACCTTTTAAGACTAAACGTACCGTGGGGCACACGGAAACTGAGGAAACTCAACGCTTAGGGAGACAAGCCCACTGGGGTTAGTTAAATTAGGCTAGATGTTTGGTTTTTAACGGGCATTTGGCTTAAATATTGCCTTTCAGGATAGCTAATTTTAAGGCATGTCGAGGAACTAAGAATCCCCGTTCTTACAGGACGGGGAGTGTCAAATACAGCACTCGCAGGTCATGCAGGACTTAGAAAACCAGCCTAGTCCCACTCGTTGTCCAACTTGGAGCGTGGTCACCTTCTCTCCCAATGCTGCCACGGTACCAACTACCTCGTGACCTGGTATAAATGGATACTGAGTTAGTCCCCACTCGTTATCCAACATACTTAGGTCGCTGTGGCAAATACCACAGTATTCCACATTGATTTCTACTTCCTGTTCCCCCAAAACCCCTGGATCGTATTCAAAAGGCTTCAGTTCTCCACCAGGTTCGTGGGCTGCGTAGGCTTGAATCATTAGTTGAATTTATTTTGTGAATAGACGTCTACATTTATAGCAGTTTTAATTTGGGTGAGGGAGTAGGGAGTAGGGAGTAGCTCATAAGGGTAGGTTTTTTACTTTGACGTCAGGTGTGGGGTGACCGGGTGTGGGGTGACCGGGTGTGGGGTGTGGGGCATAAGAAAGCGATGCAGCCCTGCTCCGAGGCTCCCTTTGGCAAAGTGTTTATTTAGAGGTTGTCTGAGAAGTCTCATTTGCTACATTCAAGCCCCCTAAATCCCCCGAGCGAGCAATCCCTCGCTCGGGGGACTTTTAGCAACAAATTGATTCTTGTTCCCCCCAGAATTGGGGGGCTAGGGGGGCAAAATTCAGTATCAAAAAACTTGGGAGATATCCTCTAAGCATAACAAGTACGTAATAGCTATAATTTTAACGTTTTTAAATTACTTTGATTGTTAATTTAATTTGATAAATAAAGATATTTTGATAAAAAAACAATGAACAATAAAAATTTCAATAACAATATAGGGCTTGTAGGGTGGGCAAAAACATTTTGTTTGTTTTAAGTACTCACGAAATGATGACTTTGCACACCCTACTGGAATAATCAGCTTGTAGTAGCCCACTACTGAAATAATCAGCTTGTCGGGTGGGCAAAAACATTTTACTTGTTTTAAGTACTTACCAAATGATGACTTTGCCCACCCTACTTAAATAATCAGCTTGTAGTAGCCCACTACTGAAATAATCAGCTTGTCGGGTGGGCAAAAACATTTTACTTGTTTTAAGTACTTACCAAATGATGACTTTGCCCACCCTACTGAAATAATCATAAAACTGCGAGAAACGCTAGTATTTTATACTTTTTTTGAAGGCAATAACTACTGGAAAACCCACTAATATTGCTATAGCTAGATCTATAGCGTTTATCATAGCTATGAGGTACACATTATTTTTCGTCTCTTGCCTCTTGCCTCTTGCCTCTGACGGGGTAACAAACAGCCTTAAAAGCTTTACGGGGTGTGGGGTGTGGGGTGATGGGTGTAGGGGAAGATCAGGAGCTGGCGGAGTTGCGACGGGACGGTTAAATCAGCTTTCGGAGCAATTGTTATCCCTAGGCTCACTCCAAATTCCCTGTCTTGATGCAAAGCGCGAGTGGGGGAAACCCCCGCAGGTCGGCGCTGCATCGCTTCTATTTTCCCCACACCCCACACCCCACACCCCATACCCTGTCTAGTTTTTAGCCTTTTTGTCACCCCCTCAGCTCTTGCCTGCTCCCTGCTCCGAAGTCCCTACTCCCTGTTATTGTGAATTTTCAGTAAAGTTTTTTTAAAGGTTTGTTAAATCAAAAATGAAGACCGTAATCCTGCTAGTGCTAGGGCGACTTCAATGGTTTTTTGTTAATTTTCAGTAAAATCTTTTTAAAGAGTTTTTGAATCAATCAAGCTGAAATATATTTTTTGATTTAATTAAAAAATTCGGTAGCTGATTGATTACTATGAAACCTCGGATTTCCCCACTGGTGCCAGCAACTAGCATGGTGCTGTATTCTCTACTAGCTGCAACTACGGCATTCGGGCAAGTTACTCCAGATAATACCCTAGGGAATGAAAGCTCTGTGGTAACCCCCAATGTGACTATTAACGGTGCCCTGGCAGATTTAATTGAAGGTGGGGCGATTAGAGACAGTAATCTATTCCACAGCTTCTCGGATTTCAATGTGGCGGAGTTCGGGCGAGTTTATTTTGCGAATCCTGCTGGAGTTGCCAACATCCTGAGTCGGGTAACGGGAGGTAATGTTTCCAATATTTTGGGAACCCTAGGCGTGTTGGGTAATGCTAATTTATTTGTGATCAATCCCAATGGTATTGTCTTCGGTCCCAATAGCAGACTGGATGTGGGAGGTTCATTTTTTGGGAGTACTGCTGATAGTGTGTTGTTTGAAGATGGCACAGTATTCAGCGCAAAAAATCCCAATGAAAAACCGTTGTTGACCATTAATATTCCATCTGGGTTACAATATGGTTCCAATCCAGGGAGTATTACTAATCAGTCTTTTTTTGGGCTTCGGGTACCAAATGGTCAAACATTGGGCTTGATTGGTGGTGAGGTGACTATTCCTAATGGCGCTCTATTCGCATTGGATGGACGGATTGAGCTGGGGGGTGTTGGTGCTAATGGTGTGGTTAACCTGACCCCAACGGATACGAGTTTTGTGTTGGATTATTCGGGAGTTCAAGGGTTTCAGGATATTAGTTTGTCGGAATTTGCTTTTGTCAATACCAGTGGGGAAAGTGGTGGCAGTATCCAGGTGCGGGGGGCTAATGTGAGTTTACGCGATCGCTCTTTTGTTTTTGCGGATACCCTGGGAAATCAGAATGGCGGTGGGATAGTGGTTGAGGCTTCTCAGTTGAGTCTTGAGGGTGGTTCTAGGATAACGGCGACTGTATTCGGCTCAGGACAGGGGGGAGATTTGACAGTGGATGCCTCTGAATCTGTGCGAATGGTTGGTGTATCTGCTGATGGTACTCCCAGCGCTTTGGCAGCCCAAGTTTTTCCAGAAGTAACAGGAAATGGGGGAGATATCAGTATTACCACTGGGGAGTTAATGCTCAAAGATGGAGCACTTGTTTCAGCTAGCACTTTTGGTGAAGGGGATGGGGGAAATTTGACTGTCAATGCCGACTCGACTGTTCAACTGATTGGTCACTCAGCCAATAATCGATTTTTCAGCGGCTTGTTTACTCAAACTTTTGGGACAGGAAATGGGGGAGAGTTGAATATTACCACTGGGGAGTTAATGGTCTCTGATGGAGCACTTGTTTCAGCTAGGACTCTTGGTGAAGGGGACAGCGGAGATTTGACTGTGGATGCCTCCTCTACGGTTAAACTGATTGGTACCTCAGCTGATGGTCGGTCGTCTATCAGCGGCTTGTTTACTCAAACTGAAGGGACAGGAAATGCGGGAAATTTGAAGATTACCACTGGGGAGTTAATGGTCTCTGATGGAGCACTTGTTTCAGCTAGCAATATTGGTGAAGGGGACGGCGGAGATTTGACTGTGGATGCCTCCTCTACGGTTCAAGTGATTGGTACGACAGCCGATGGTCGGTTTTCCAGCGGCTTGTTGACTCAAGCTAATCGAGGCTTAAAAGGAAATGAAGGAAATGCCGGAAATTTGAGTATTACTACTGGGAAGTTAATGGTCTCTGATGGAGCAAGAGTTTCATCTAGCACTTTTGGTGGAGGTGATGGCGGAGATTTGAGTGTGAATGCCTCATTTAGTGTTGAAATCATTGGTACCTCAGCCGATAGTCGGCTTGTCAGTCGCTTGATTACTCAAGCTAATCGAGGCTCAAAAGGAAATGCCGGAAATTTGAGTATTACCACTGGGCAGTTAGTAGTCTCTGATGGAGCATTTGTTTCAGCTAGGACTCTTGGTGAAGGGGACGGGGGAAATTTGACTGTGGATGCTTCTTCTACGGTTCAACTGATTGGTACATCAGCTGATGCTCGGTTTATCAGCGGCTTGTCTACTCAAACTGAAAGGACAGGAAATGCCGGAAAGTTTTTGAAAATTACCACTGACAAGTTAATAATCTCTGATGGAGCAGGTATTAGTGCTAGAAGCATTCAACAGGGTACAACAGCAGGCGAAGTAAACATTAATGCCAACTCCATCTTCCTTGACAACAATAGCAGAATCACAGCAGAAACAGCAGGAACAAAAGGTAATATTATCCTGGAAGCTCGTGACATCCGACTCCTCAACCGAAGCTTGATTCTAACTGATGCTAAGGATACCGATGGGGGCAATATAGTTATTGATACTGATACCCTAGTCGGTCTGGGAAATAGCGACATCACCGCCAATGCTCTAAAAGCCGAAGTAGATAACTCTACCATTGTCGAAGGAGGTCGTGTTGAGATTAATGCCAAAGGCATCTTTGGTTTAGAGTTTCGAGACCGTCTCACAAAGGACAATGACATCACTGCCACCTCCGATAGTGGCCCATCCTTAAACGGTGAGGTAATCCTCAACATCTCCCAGGTAGACCCCACCTCAGGCTTAAACCAATTGCCAGGAATCCTGGTCGATGCAGAAGCAATCCTAGCCAATGACCTTTGTGGCTTTGAGAACAATCGGATTGCTGGGGGCAGTTCCTTTACCATTACCGGCAAAGGCGGATTACCACCGACTCCAGAGGATCCAGTGATTAATGCCCACAGAACAGTGAGGTGGCGAACTCGTCCTAGGTTACCCAGCACCAGACAACCATTACAAGCGCAACCGTCAGTCAGACCCCGTCAAGACAAAAAAGTGATTATCGAAGCCCAAGGCTGGGTAATAGCAAAGGATGGCACCATTATTCTGACAGCGCAACCATTTAACGGGACTCCTGTGGAGCAGATATTTCCCAATCTTGATTGTCATTCGGGAAGAGGGAATAGGGAACAGGGAACAGGGAAAAGGGAGTAGGGAGTAGGGAGTAGGGAGTAGGGAGTCGGGAGTCGGGAGTCGGGAGCTGCATCGCTTTTTCTATCAATCCTATGTTTACATCTCAACTAAAAAGGCTATATCAAGTAAAGTCTTTTTTGATGCTGATTCCCTGAAAACCCTCTTTATTATTGCTTTTTATCAAATGCCTTTTGCTGAGCTCTTGAACCAGTACAAAAAAACTTAATATCGGATGTGATAACCATCAATTTCAGTACTGAAATAATCAACTATTATTACTTTGATATATTCCCGATTACCGATTACCGATTCCCGATTACCGATTCCCGATTCCCGATTACCGATTACCGATTCCCGATTCCCGATTCCCGATTCCCGATTCCCAATTGCCGATTCCCGATTCCCGATTCCCGATTCCCGATTCCCAATTACCGATTCCTTATTCCCAATTACCTATAGCGTTTCTAGGACTCATGAGGTACACATTAGTTTTTACCTCTTCCCTCTTAGCTCTTCCCTCTTCCCTCTTAGCTCTTCCCTGCTCCCTGCTCCCTGCTCCCTGCTCCTCCCTGCTCCCTGCTCCCTGCTCCCTGCTCCCTGCTCCCTGCTCCCTGCTCCCTGCTCCCTGCTCCCTGCTCCCTGCTCCCTGCTCCCTGCTCCCTAAAAACCAGAAATTTGTACCTCACAAGTCGTAGAATTGCTATATTCCCAATTACCTATTCCCAATTGCCTATTCCCAATTACCGATTACCTAAACTAAAAAATGCCCCTCACCCAATTTAAAACTGCCATATTGGCCTAATAAAAATTAACAGAATAAAACAGAATTGTATGAAATAATTATAGCAATTCGGTAGCTCATTTTTAGTAACATGAAACCTCGGGTTTACGGACTTGTGCAAGCAAGTAGCGTTCTTCTGTGTTCTTTACTGGGTGCAACTACAGCATTAGGACAAATTACCCCAGATAATACCCTGGGGAAGGTCAGCTCTGTAGTAACTCCCAATGTCGATGTTAAGGGTGCCCTAGCCGATTTGATAGAAGGTGGGGCGATTAGAGAAAGCAATCTCTTCCACAGCTTTTCAGATTTCAATGTGGGTGAGATGGGGCGGGTTTATTTTGCTAATCCTGCTGGAATTGCCAACATCCTGAGTCGGGTAACTGGAACTAATGTTTCCAATATTTTAGGGACTCTAGGGGTGTTGGGAAATGCTAACTTGTTTGTGATAAATCCAAACGGTATTTTCTTTGGCCCCAATAGCAGACTAGATCTAGGAGGTTCATTTTTTGGGAGTACTGCTGATAGTGTGTTGTTTGAAGATGGCACAGTATTCAGTGCTAAAAATCCCAATGATAAACCGTTATTAACGATTAATATTCCATCTGGGTTGCAATATGGTTCCAATCCAGGGAGTATCACTAATCAGTCTCTTCGTCGTCGTAAGTTTGGGGAACGAATTAATGGTCTTCAGGTACCAGATGGTAAAACCTTAGGGCTGATTGGTGGTGACATTACTATTCCTGGTGGTAATTTAACTGCAAAAGATGGACGCATTGAACTGGGGAGTGTTGGTTCTAATGCTGTGGTGAACCTGACCCCAACGGATAGTAGTTTTATTTTGGATTATTCACCAGTTCAAGAGTTTCAGGATATTAGTTTGTCCGAGGGGGCTAGAGTTGAGACCAGTGGCATTGGTGGTGGCAGTATCCAGGTGCAGGGGAGTAATGTGAGTTTACGCGATCGCTCTTTTATTTTTGCGAATACCCTGGGAAGTCAGAATGGCGGTGGGATAGTTGTTGAGGCTTCACAGTTGAGTCTTGAGGGTGGTTCTAGGATAACTACGGATGTAACTGGCTTAGGACAGGGGGGAGATTTGACAGTGGATGCCACTGAATCTGTTCGAGTAATTGGTGTATCGCCTGATGGTAGACCCAGCGTTTTGGGAGCCCGAGTTCTTCCAAGAGCAACAGGAAATGGGGGAGATGTGAGTATTACCACTGGGCAGTTAATTGTCTCTGATGGAGCAAGAGTTTCAGTTAACACTGTTGGTCAAGGGGACGGAGGAAATTTGACAGTGGATGCGGACTCTACGGTTAAACTCATTGGTACCTCAGGCGATGGTCGGTTTCCCAGCGGCTTGTTTGCTGAAACTTCTGGGACAGGAAATGGGGGAGATGTGAGTATTACCACTGAGGAGTTAATTGTCTCTGATGGAGCAAGAGTTTCAGCTAACACTTTTGGTGAAGGGGACGGAGGAAATTTGACAGTGGATGCGGACTCTACGGTTAAACTCATTGGTACTTCAGCCAATGGTCGCATTGTCGGCGGCTTGTTTGCTCAAGCTAATCCAGGCTCAACAGGAAATGGGGGAGATGTGAGTATTACTACTGGGGAGTTAATTGTCAAAGATGGAGCAAGAGTTTCAACTGACACAAGGGGTGAAGGGGACGGAGGAAGCTTGAGTGTGGATGCCGAGGAGACTGTTAAACTCATTGGTACCGCAGCCAATGTTCGGATTCGCAGCGGCTTGTTTGCTCGAACTCAAGGGACAGGAAAAGCGGGAGAAACACGTATTACCACTGGGGAGTTAATGGTCTCTGATGGAGCAGAAGTTTCAGCTAGCACTTTTGGTGAAGGGGACGGGGGAAATGTGACAGTGGATGCCGACTCTACGGTTAAACTCATTGGTACCGCAGCCGATGGTCGGATTCGCAGCCGCTTATTGACTCAAACTTTTGGGACAGGAAATGGGGGAGAAACACGTATTACCACTGGGCAGTTAATTGTTAAAGATGGAGCATTTGTTTCAGCTAACACTTTTGGTGAAGGGGACGGAGGAAGCTTGAGTGTGGATGCCTCTGAATCTGTTCAAGTCATTGGTATCTCAGCCGATGGTCGGTTTCGCAGTGGCTTGTTTGCTCAAACTGAAGGGACAGGAAATGGGGGAGAAACACGTATTACTACTGGGCAGTTAATTGTTAAAGATGGAGCAGTTGTTTCAGCTAGCACAAGGGGTGAAGGGGACGGGGGAACCTTGAGTGTGGATGCCTCTGAATCTGTTGAAGTCATTGGTACCTCAGCCTCGGGTGGGGTTGCCAGTGGCTTGTTGGCTCGAACTTTTGGGAAAGGAAATGCGGGAGATGTGAGTATTACCACTGGGCAGTTCATGGTCTCTGATGGAGCAGAAGTTTCAGTTGGCACAAGCGGTGAAGGGGACGGAGGAAGCTTGAGTGTGGATGCCGAGGAGACTGTTAAACTCATTGGTACCTCAGCCGATGGTCAGTCTCCCAGTGGCTTGTTTAATCAAACTTTTGGGACAGGAAATCCGGGAGAAACACGTATTACCACCGGGCAGTTTATTGTCTCTGATGGAGCAGTTGTTTCAGCTAGCACAAGGGGTGAAGGGGACGGAGGAACCTTGAGTGTGGATGCCTCTGAATCTGTTGAAGTGATTGGTAGCTCAGCCGATGGTCGGTTGTTCAGCGGCTTGTTTGCTCAAACTTTTGGGACAGGAAATGCGGGAGATTTGAATATTACCACTGGGAAGTTAATGGTCTCTGATGGAGCAGTTGTTTCAGCTCGCACTTTTGGTGAAGGGGACGGAGGAAGCTTGAGTGTGAATGCCGACTCTAGTGTTCAAGTCATTGGTACGAGAGTCGATGGTCAGTCTGTCAGCGCCTTGACTACTCAAACTGACGGGACAGGAAAAGCGGGAGATTTGAGTATTACTACTGGGCAGTTAATGGTCTCTGATGGAGCAGTTGTTTCAGCTGGCACAAGCGGTGAAGGGGACGGGGGAAGCTTGAGTGTGGATGCCGACTCTACTGTTCAACTCATTGGTACGAGAGCCGATGGTGAGTTACCCAGCGGCTTGTTTACTCAAACTGAAGGGAAAGGAAATGCGGGAGAAACACGTATTACCACTGGGCAGTTAATAGTCTCTGATGGAGCACAAGTTTCAGCTAGCACAAGCGGTGAAGGGGACGGAGGAAGCTTGAGTGTGGATGCCGACTCTACTGTTCAACTCATTGGTACCTCAGCCAATGGTCAGTTTTCCAGCGGCTTGTTTAATGCAACTGAAGGGAAAGGAAATGCGGGAGAAACACGTATTACCACTGCCAAGTTAATGGTCTCTGATGGAGCACGAGTTTCAGCTAGCACAAGCGGTGAAGGGGACGGAGGAAGCTTGAGTGTCAATGCCTCTGAATCTATTGAAGTCATTGGTACCTCAGCCGATAGTCGGTTTCGCAGCGGCTTGTTTGCTCAAACTAATCCAGGCTCAAAAGGAAAAGCAGGAGATTTGAGTATTACCACTGGGGAGTTAATTGTCAAAGATGGAGCAAGAGTTTCAGCTCGCACCAGGGGTGAAGGGGACGGGGGAACCTTGAGTGTGGATGCCAAGGAGACTATTCAACTAATTGGTACCTCAGCCGATGGTCAGTTTCCCAGTGGCTTGTTTACTGAAACTGAAGGGAAAGGAGATGCGGGAGAGTTGTTGAAAATTACCACTGGCCAGTTAATTGTCTCTGATGGAGCAGAAGTTAGTGCTAGAAGCATTCAACAGGATACAACAGCAGGGGAGGTAAAGATTAATGCCCATTCCATTTTCCTTGACAACAAAGGAAGGATCACAGCAGAAACAGCAGGAGGAGACAATAGCAAGATTAAACTATTTTCCCGTGACATCCGACTCCTGAACGAAAGCTTGATTATAACTGAAGCTCAGAATACAACAACTGGCGGAAATATAGAAATTGATACTGATACTTTAGTCGGTCTCGGAAATAGCGACATCATTGCCAATGCTGACGAAGGGGAAGGAGGTCGTGTTGAGATTAATGCCAAAGGCATCTTTGGCTTAGAGTTTCGAGACAGTCCAACTCCAGACAATGACATTACTTCCACCTCCAATCGTGGCTCATCCTTCAACGGTGACGTAATCCTCAACATCACCCAGATAGACCCCACCTCAGGCTTAAACGAATTGCCAGGAATCCTGGTGGATGCAGAAGCTATCCTGGCCAATGACCTTTGTGGCTTTGAAAATAATCGGATTGCTGGCGGCAGTTCCTTTACCATTACCGGCAAAGGGGGTTTACCACCAACTCCAGACGATTCAGTGATTAATACTGACAGAACAGTGAGCTGGAGAACTCGTCCTGGCTTAGCCAGCAGCAGACAAGCATTACAGCAATTACCGCAGCAAGCATCAAGACACCCTCTCCAAGAAAAAAAAGTGATTATCGAAGCCCAAGGCTGGGTAATAGCAAAGGATGGCACGATTATTCTGACCGCCCATCCCTTTAGGGGAACTCCTGTGGAGCAGATATTTCCCAATCTTGATTGTCATGTGGGAAGAGGGAATAGGGAACAGGGAACAGGGAGCAGGGAGGAGTAGTGCGTAGGGTGCGTTAGGGGAGGGATTGCCATGATATTCAAGGTCGTAGCCAGTAGCCCCGTAACGCACCATCAAAAGGCTCGCTCTATTCTCTATTCCCTTAATTATTATGAAAAAACTATCATTTCTAATTGCCATCGCACTAACGTGCTTCCTAGCATCGGGTAAAGCATTATCAAATTCTGTTGTCATCACATCCGATTCCCGATTCCCGATTCCCGACTCCCGACTCCCGACTCCCAAT includes:
- a CDS encoding alcohol dehydrogenase catalytic domain-containing protein, giving the protein MIQAYAAHEPGGELKPFEYDPGVLGEQEVEINVEYCGICHSDLSMLDNEWGLTQYPFIPGHEVVGTVAALGEKVTTLQVGQRVGLGWFSKSCMTCECCI
- a CDS encoding zinc ribbon domain-containing protein, translated to MPRKEGVTKRISTQVVPVAGMTKSVELELLQVMKKLGIVRSESYNKLGSINHWGLDWKKAYPEVRSFRTPESLGLPSKLMEWTVSDVAKAITAQQAACTEAVVKRIYKRFSGTYNQKRRKELCRQLKTLAFLENPLLHRFVRKEYQRGHSWVKNQIVYQQGGYTCKQLSRNTYQLELAGLRRGKRNKVIVRSNRKLKGQIRLIHNHVLQRFEIHFLVDHGTVEIPSQLKSVGVDKGYTEAFYDSDGHAHGKGLGKETTKKQKRICAKNRKRGKLWALQRKLEELNPSRSARILKNNLGRKAENKRYRQDQSELKAIIGAASKSLFNGESLKVFAVREAWPTALDLTQPIKNKRQSKTMSRKLNSWMKGEMRDSLQKWANWTGSVVTEVQPSYTSQIDSVTGTLLGVRSGDSFTRFNGVVLQADHNAALNILARGTDFEITRYMNKTEVQAVLLRRTARYLKGMGLSLLDAVELGWLDCKHSKTKAFKQLLPGM
- a CDS encoding aminotransferase class I/II-fold pyridoxal phosphate-dependent enzyme, translated to MAPGQRIGYIALPSTMPNPQEIRRVIGILQQSAFGWCYPSVLMQYALGDLEQLNLNIEHLQKKRDWMVKALRDIGYKLRTPDATFFLLVRSPWQDDCAFAELLASHGVFVLPGTPRN
- a CDS encoding filamentous hemagglutinin N-terminal domain-containing protein, with the translated sequence MKPRISPLVPATSMVLYSLLAATTAFGQVTPDNTLGNESSVVTPNVTINGALADLIEGGAIRDSNLFHSFSDFNVAEFGRVYFANPAGVANILSRVTGGNVSNILGTLGVLGNANLFVINPNGIVFGPNSRLDVGGSFFGSTADSVLFEDGTVFSAKNPNEKPLLTINIPSGLQYGSNPGSITNQSFFGLRVPNGQTLGLIGGEVTIPNGALFALDGRIELGGVGANGVVNLTPTDTSFVLDYSGVQGFQDISLSEFAFVNTSGESGGSIQVRGANVSLRDRSFVFADTLGNQNGGGIVVEASQLSLEGGSRITATVFGSGQGGDLTVDASESVRMVGVSADGTPSALAAQVFPEVTGNGGDISITTGELMLKDGALVSASTFGEGDGGNLTVNADSTVQLIGHSANNRFFSGLFTQTFGTGNGGELNITTGELMVSDGALVSARTLGEGDSGDLTVDASSTVKLIGTSADGRSSISGLFTQTEGTGNAGNLKITTGELMVSDGALVSASNIGEGDGGDLTVDASSTVQVIGTTADGRFSSGLLTQANRGLKGNEGNAGNLSITTGKLMVSDGARVSSSTFGGGDGGDLSVNASFSVEIIGTSADSRLVSRLITQANRGSKGNAGNLSITTGQLVVSDGAFVSARTLGEGDGGNLTVDASSTVQLIGTSADARFISGLSTQTERTGNAGKFLKITTDKLIISDGAGISARSIQQGTTAGEVNINANSIFLDNNSRITAETAGTKGNIILEARDIRLLNRSLILTDAKDTDGGNIVIDTDTLVGLGNSDITANALKAEVDNSTIVEGGRVEINAKGIFGLEFRDRLTKDNDITATSDSGPSLNGEVILNISQVDPTSGLNQLPGILVDAEAILANDLCGFENNRIAGGSSFTITGKGGLPPTPEDPVINAHRTVRWRTRPRLPSTRQPLQAQPSVRPRQDKKVIIEAQGWVIAKDGTIILTAQPFNGTPVEQIFPNLDCHSGRGNREQGTGKRE